The nucleotide sequence TTCTTCTAAACTTGACttgaaacataaataaatattttaaaagagcaTCGGTATTGCTGCCCCTAACCGAGGTTCTGAGTctgaaggaaaccccgagaaaagcCAATCTTATTtgcttaaattttaattttaatttaagttGCATGACCTAGCGGTCTTGATAAGGCCCGCGGGCTGGCttgaatttattcctctgttgAGTGTATGCCGAAGTTACGAAGGTCATAGAAACAGTTTTATTCAGTTTCCTATATTCAATAATCATATCAaaataaacaggtggcatatcGCAATGTAATCCtatcaataaacataataacaaaaaacaaggaatatCAAACTTCTACTCTTCAATAAATTCTAAGGTTTTAAATCTACACCCTCCCTTCTTCtattaattataaatcattaatagatataataaaagtaaatgtgaGATGGGTTCGAGAGActtgacccccccctcccacacacacacacactggtataTTTCCGTTATTACCTTGGACGAACAACTTATCAATCCTTCCCTTGAAACTTTCAcggtttccccttcctttcttttactaTACTTTAATCTATAGTTCCTTTCCAAATTCATTCCTTCGTGCAATTGGAATTGTCATCTTCGACAAATTCTGTTGCTCTATCCACAGGCCacacaaataagtaaacaaacaaatcgtCTCTATGAACAACGAGCTGGGATTCTATATGGTGTGTTGGGGTCTctcactttattttcctttctctctctctctctctctctctctctctgtctgtctctctgtctctcacacacacacacacactctctctctctctctctctctctctctctctctctctctctctttctctctagggGATGAGAGCCAGGAGCCGTCTGCTCGCTGTTCAATGCTTTTGAAATCTGAATTTATAGAATTCAGTTCTCCAGCATTACAACCTTCAAATTTCCAGGTAAAACAAGATTCTTAACACCAATCACTGAACATACCGGTGCTCAAGATGAGAACCAAGAGCCGTCTGAGGAAGGACAAGCCTGCTCTCTCCCTTGACTTCCTCTCCTCGTTTAAATGTGGAACAATTTAAGCAAACCAGCCATTTGGTACTCTTATTATAAATTACCTTATTGATTTTAACACTAAAGTTTCCAATATTAATatgctttcaaaataaaaatatacaaattaaacaTTTAAATGGGGTTTGACAATTCTGTGCGGTCCAgacattttttttagttataaccCAATACACTTTTTAAGTTGAATCAGCACGATtgcgatattatataatttttaatatatttatatatataatataatatatatatatatatataatatatatataaaaatatatattatatatatatatataaattatatatatatatattatattttattgtatatatatatatatatttacaatatgttattatatatttttatatatattatatatatatatattaaagtatatgtgtatattatgatatatatttcatatatatattatatatatataatatatataatatatatatataaattttataatatatttttttttttttttttttttttttttttttttttttttcaacagccattcattcactgcaggacataggcccttCAATTCATACTGAATTTAATGGCccatgccacccttgcctgattggtccccttcctaataaaccgttTTTTGGGGCCACGGCGGGATTTCCCTAGACCATGCGCTCGATtccaagcgatatgtcgtttttaggagggaaatcgaggtgaatttccttccccaagggaacaacccccggccggtgactcaaccccttGAACTAGATTGCCGCCGGGACAGTTTGAGCCCAAATGtttctaaccgctcggccaccagggcccctatataataatatatattatatatataatattatatatttttaatatatatatatattatgtttttatattttgtatatgtagtatatataatatttatatatatgtatttatgtgtattatattataatatataatatataaaatttaaaatatattttaaaatttttaataatatacagtatatatatatgcgatatatgtatattaataatatataatataaaatatgaatataaaattatatataatatattatatatattatatataatttttaattattataatattggcCGTGGTGGCCGACGGTTAGACTTGGACTCAAATGTACGGCGGCAATCTGATTTAAAGGGTTCgaccccggccggcgcgttgttcccttggcaaggaacttcacccgattcccCTCCTAAAaaccatatcgccttgagaagtcgagcgcatggtcgtaggggaagtccccgccggggcacaaaccgcggttttgTTTAGGAAGggatccaatcgggcaagggggGCATGCCATATAAACTTCAGTAGTAATTTGAAAGGGGCCTAGTCCTGCGGGGAAGaagggctgttgaaaaaaaaaaaaaaaaaaaaaaaaaaaaaaaaaaaaaaataatatataattaaaatatatatataatattttataaaatatattataataaaatttataacatataaatcataatatactttaatattttaatataaaatataataatattatatcataatatatataaaatattatatatataatatataatatatatatatatatatatataatatatatatatatatatataatgaattatatatgtatattataatattttataataatataaattttaaaattatatatattttaaaatataaaacgctCGTGCTGATTCAAACTTCAAAAGATTTTGGTTATACTAAAAAATGTCGGACCGCAAGAATTGTCAAACcccattaaattttaatttgttatttttttttttgaaagcataAAAATTTGGAAACTTTGTTAAAATCAAAAAGGAATTTATATAAGAGAAAATGGCTTTTGCTTaaatttttcccacttttaaacGAGGAGAGGAAGTCAAGGGGAGAGAGGTTTGCCCTTTCCTCGACGGCTTTTGGGTTTTCTCATTTTGAGCCCCTTTATGTTCAGTGTTTGGTGTTAAGAATCttgttttcccgggaaaattttaaaggtttgtaATGCTGGAGAACTGAATTTATAAATTCAGATTTAAAAGCTTTGAACAGCGAGCAGACGGCCCCTGGCTCTCACCccctagagagaaagagagagagagagagagagaagaagagaggagaaaagagagggtgtgtgtgtgttgagaacagagagacgacagagaggaggaagagagagagagaaaaagggaaaaaagtgaggacCCAAAAAACCCTATAGAACCCCCCTCGTTTTTCATGGGACGTTTTGTTTGTTACTTTTTGTGTGGCCTGTGGATGAGCAACAAAATTTTTCGAAGATGACAATTCCAAATTGcacggggaaaaattttggaaaaggaaaaacatagaaaaaagtatagtaaaaaaaagggaaagggggaaaccgtGAAAGTTTAAAGGGAAGGTTGATAAGGTTTTTCCAAGGGAAAAACGGAAAAtaccagtggtgtgtgtgtggggggggggtcaagtcTCTCGAACCCcctcacatttctttttttatctttaaagatttataaaatttaaaagaaaaaggggggggtgtaagttaaaattaaatttaatttaatagtgaagtatattccttttttttgtttttatgttttttgatagGTTACTTTCGTATCCCCGTTTTTTTGATATGATTATTGAAtatgggaaaatgaataaaactgtTTCATGACCTTTGTAATTGGCATACACTCAAAAGAGGAATAAATTCAAACCCGCCCCCGGGCCTTATCAAACCCCAGGCATaacttaaattaaaaatttaaaaattttaaacaaataaaattggcTTTTTTCGGGGTTTCCTTTAGATCAGAACCTGGTTAGGGGCAGCAATACcagcctttttaaaaattttttatgtttccaAATCAAGTTTAGAAAATCATTACctgctaaattttaaaatttcccacatATTGGGAACAgggttttggaaatatttttgtttttacagaaaaagcgaaagacattaaaaaaaacttatcccccaatcacaaaacacacacaaacaaacacacacacacactcagacacactaaaacacacaaacaaacacacacaaacacacactatatatattatatatatatatatatattatatattatatatatattataattttatatatatatatatatatatttatatatatatatatatatatatatatatataaataatatatatatatatatatacgcattttaatgcatatatataaaatatataatatatatatatatatattaaaatatatattatataaaatatatatatatatttttatagatataatatatatacatatatatatatatatatatatatatatatatgtattcatatacatatatacacacatatatatacatacatatatttatacacacatacacatattactgACTACCGTTGTTCCTATGTTAATCCTTTGTCTAGGTGTTCCATCACGGGTGATAATAACAATCTGGTGAACATCCGCAGAATTAGTTTAAATGTATATTGCAGTGCTACGCTTTGTCCATTAGCCTGTCAGCTTTCGTGGGCAAATGAGACTCGCCCTTATGATCTGACATAAACGCTTGCTCTTGCATACACTATGCGGTGCATCATTTGGGCAACGTCGTAAATATCCtgacatacaaaaaaacatcCCTTCGTTCACTTACGTATGGCAAAAAATAAACTCTTCTTTGTTTGCTTCTCGGCAAAGAATGGCAATCGTTCTTAAACCTGCAAAAGTTTACATCAAAAGTAATGTTTCTTTTGATGGGGaaactctttcatttttatcttgtaGACACAGGTCACACTGTGCCCAAAAAAAGACACCAGTTTACTTTGGGTTCCCAAGGGGTTGGCATTATCATCCGAgccttcattacatttttttattaatattgtattcaAGTTGCCCCTTTCACGCTCAAAAatagaaatgtattttttcccgattccttcatttcttattttccctttccttttatttccgttttctgtcttgccctaaattttttatatactttatataaaattaaaatatatatataattatatatatatatatattatatatatatatataaattttattatatgtatatataaaatatatacacctatatatatgtgtgtgtttgtgtgtgtgtgtgtggtgtgtgcgtgtgtgggggtggtgtgtgttgtgtgtgtgtgtgtgtgtggtgtggtgtgtgtgtgtgtgcttgtgtgtgtgtgggtttacatatatatatatatatatatatatattatatatatatatattttatatatataaaaataaaatattatatataattatatatatatataataatatatcatatataaaaatatagatatatatatatatataataaatatataaattttatatacatatatatggtgtgtggtgtggtatttataataacacagaacaaacacaacatacacacaaacacacaatatgtatgtaatatatataataaaaaatatatatatatatatatatatatattataaaatttaattttaatatatatattatatatataacatatatatataataatataatatggttttataaatatataattatatatattaatatatatatatatattatatatatatatatatatatatatatatatatatatattatatatatatgtgtgttgtgtggtgtttttggtttttgtttggttgtgtctgtttagtattgtgtatatttttttgtttataatatatatataaatcatatatatatatatatattattctatattattattataaataatattaattttaaatatatatatatatatgtataatttttatatatattattatataatttttatatattaattataatataatatattattatatatatattataatatgtacatatattatatatattatattattaattttatttattattttatattaaaattttattgtgtgttgtgtgtggtgtggtgtggtttgtgtgtgtgggtatgtgtgtggtgtgtgtggtgtgtgcgtgtgcgtggtgtgtgtgttttatgtagttttttatttttatgtataaagtgtttaatatatataattatatatatatattataattaaaattattttaaaatatattatatatattgtattttacatatatattatatatactatatgtataatatattttacatataatattacatatttggtggtgtgtgttgttggtggtgtgtgtatcactccctcccctttcccctctcctctctctcttctccttctctctctcctttttcccccttttctctctataatatatatataaaataatataatataaattttatagataatatatatataatatatattatatttttgaattattattttatataaatacaaatgcatatatataaacattaaattaaaatatatatatatataatatataatatataaataattaatatatatattaatataaattatatatcattttcatcatcatcaccccgtCGTCAAATTTCCTTTCCATcacaggtttatatatataatatatatatatatataaaatatatatataatataatttttatatattttatattatatatatatgtgtatgttttatataattttatataaaattatatataatatttatatatatatatatatatataatatatatgtggtgtgtttggggtggtgtgtgtgtgtgtgttgtgtgtgtgtgtggttgtttcatctcctttataattttataatataatatataataatatatatataaaatatatatatatttaaaatttatatatataaaatataaatatataatataattaaattttatataaaatttatatatttttaaatcttttataatatattatatataatatatatattgcattaattaaaaatatattacatgttacagtttttaaatatgtatatatattataattatattatattttaaaaataatattatatatatatatattatatatatatatatacaatatatatatatattatatatatattttatatatattttttatataatatatatatattatatatatgtatatatattatattaatattagggGGGTGCTTTTCCCTGCATGGTGATGTAAGCGATggttggtagcctagatagtgttaaggctTGATGCCCTTTTCGCTTGCAGCTTTCCCCCCCCGGCTAGCCCCGAGCGAAAAAAGGGGGCAGCCCCATAAGGGCTCCCCTGCCAGgtccagcctctccatcattaaaggggggaaaaaacttctggcggggggggggggccccctttcccccttttcgtttgggggccaaaaaccccTGGNNNNNNNNNNNNNNNNNNNNNNNNNNNNNNNNNNNNNNNNNNNNNNNNNNNNNNNNNNNNNNNNNNNNNNNNNNNNNNNNNNNNNNNNNNNNNNNNNNNNGCTTAAATTAACTGTTTTGcgtgatatgattatgattaatggtCTGAGTGAATATTTGAGCATTAATGCATATTAGTTACATATACATGCTTTGGGATAGTAGCCATGAAATAGATTTAGTTATATTGCTGTAGGTCACCTATGTAAAACAGTGTGATTCTCTGTACtattgtagagtacaatattttatcttgCCTCTGTAGTCATAcatctggcagtagcactctcaagcagagcctggcgtgtggggcagaggaccatgaagaactcccttttatttttgtcagagctgatctccaatgaacctactttagttttcatcggtgtattcttcacccctaagcatcgtagagaaacaccaaactaACACGTATACAAACATGACACAGTAAGTATAcgaacatggcgcagtgatccagcaGATTCAGTTCTGACACCTGCCATGTGCCTCCTTCACCCTCATGGCTTGGCGCCTGCccatgcctcctccaccctcgtggccaCTCAGTAAACAACCCACTCAGGTTTTTCATTAGTGCGGTGAATTGTGGTGATATAATGTGTTGTGCAGTGCCTATAGTATTCAGTGCAGTGTTTAATGTACTCTGGGGACATTATTAGtagcataagggagccgaatcgaagcacaTTGAGGTTTTGTCGGAGCGAGGTACATCCCTGCGCTGTCTATGACGCTTCATAAGTGACTGATTTTCTCTGCTCACAGCTTGCCTACCTCACTCCCTCACACTGCACTGACGGATTTTCACCGGATTTTCGCTCTATTATTTTGACAACCTTACCACActatgggtaaaggaaagaaaatgcaagATGCCAGTAAGAGTGACCCTGAGAAGCTAGACTCCAGCCtggaagagtctgaaggagccagtgcccgCACCCCACCTCCCACAGATGTTGCTACATTGCTCCAACAGATgatacagagggatgaaaagaaggagggagaccaTCGGGAGGAAGATCGTTACAGACGAGAGGAAGCCGTCGGAAAGAGGTGGAAGATCGTTACAGGCGAGGAATGATGAGGCTGCTTattttcaggagctgatccctggcctcactccccagcagcccattttttcaactgcgagttcgccagttAGCAGTTCTGCTGTGTACAAAGCTTTTCACACTCCGCCGACCCCGAAGGCAACAATACAGCCCCCAAAAGTATTACCAGCAGATGCAAGTCCCCAACAGTTTCGAGGATGGAAGTGCGAATGTCCGATTATACTGTCATGGTGGATCTCCATCATCAAAGCAACATACACAGCTATGCATATGCCTTACACCTGAGATATGACGGGTGCTGAAGCACAAGTTGAACGTCGCCACAGACCCAACATGCTCAGTAGAGTATATAAAAAATGCCAGAAGGCTGCAATGGAAGGCCTTCTCCGAGTGCAAGCAAGCAGATAGCGAGCACTTTTGGATATGGCTGAAAAACTTGTGACAGGAGATAGACCTTTGCAAGGCACAGGACCAAGCATGCTGTGAGCAGTGGAAGAAACACTGCATACTAATGGGTATACGAGATGAGGAACTTACCCAGAACCTCATTGAAATGGACTGTTCAATGATGTTGCAAGATATTTTGGAGAAATGCATGTCTTGTGAATCATCAAAGACTGCATCATCTGCTTTGAGGGACACAGTTTCATCACGTgctgtttctcaatataaaagaaagagaaaggctaCCCTGAATGAGAAAGGTCTATGCAGGGCTTACGAGGTTTACATATCACCTTCAATGTGTAAATGAAGTACTGTCAAGGTTTCGTCAGCATATAATCGTCAACATGAGAAAGGTCGATGCAGGGCCACCACTTCCACATGTTGTGCTTGTGGCAAGAAAGACCATTGGGCTACTACTGCAAAGTGTAGTGCCAAGAATGCCTGATGCAAGGTATGCAGTCGGCAGGAACACTATGATAAATGCTGcacaaagaaaaggaaggttaagaagataaaagaagaggaagccaACCAGAACTTGAAAGTAGCAAATTCTGTTACCTCTTCAGTGTCGCATGCCAGGAATGTCATCTCTATGCATGACCTAAACCTCTGTCCTCATCCCTGACACTGGTGCAGACACAACTGTCATTGGACTCCAGCATCTTAATAGTCTCAGCCTTTCAAAGAAAGACTTGGCACCACTAGCAGAGACAGTGTACTACAATGCGGATGGGCCACAGATGCCACCAGCGGCTGGATCATTTTGTGCAGTCATCACCTATGGTGACCTTTCGACTAGATGTTGGATTGATGTCCAGCCTTCACTTACAACCTAGCTGCTCTCTTGGACAGAGTGCAAGGATTTGGGGATTGTTCCAGAGTCGAGTCCATGGGCTGGATAGTACATCAATGTCAAACCCTCCTCAGTTGCTGCCTTTACCGCTGGACCAGTTGAAGTCACCTGAAGAAGTAAGGAAGTATTTCCTGCATCAGTATGCAGATGCAGATGGTCTTGAACTTGCTGTCAGGGCCACTCAAGATGATGGTAGTCTCACCATTGAGAATTTATCTGCAGGAGAATGCCACACCCTTTGTGATCCACACCCCTAGAatgattcctttggcttttcaggaACCAACGAGAAAAGAGCTTGACCCAAGGCATCCAGAAGCCAGTGGAGGAATAACCATCAGAATGGTGTCATCCAATGGTTGTTGTCCCAAAGGCAAATGGTGGTGTTTGCATTACCACTGATCTGTCAAAGGTCAACAGGCAAGTTTCTCGACCTATCCACCCTTCTCCGACGCCGTTTACAGCTTTCAGAAGAATCTGTCCAAGGTCAAGGTTCTTCACAACTGTGgatgctctttgtggttattgACAACTACCCCTGCATGAGGACAATCAACACCTGACTACATTTATCACTCCTTATGGACATTTCAGGTATTGTCGTGGCCCCATGAGTTTTGCTGCAACAGAAGACGCATTTTGTTTCCAAGGTGACAGGGCACTTCAGGGAGTAAACAAACTACATCAAGGTATGGATAACATTCTCTTACACAACAAGGTTTACATCTCACACTTTCAATGTGTAAATGAAGTACTGTCAAGTTTTCGTCAGCATGGAATAACACTTAATGCAGAGAAGTTCTTTGTGGCTGCATCCAAGGCCGTCTTCTGTGGGTACAAACTATCAAGAAATGGTATTGAAGCAGACCCAGAGAAGGTATGGTCCATCGCAGAGTTTCCTACTCCTGGAACTTGACAGATCTTTGGTCATTTATGGGCTTGGTAAATCAACTGGTAGAGTTTACACCCAAGATTTCGATCACTGCAGCCCCACTCGGCCCATTTATGAGACCGAAGAGAGCTTTTACTTGGACAGTAGACCACACCAAAGATTTTAATGACACTAAACAAGCTTTGTCAAAGTCATCCATACTTGCAATGTTTGATCCAGCCCTTCCCACCAGAAGATACAAGATGGTGTAATGTGGATCCCGTTTCTTGACAGATATAGAAACACGGTATGTGACCATTGAATTGGAAATGCAAGCTGTCATTTGGGCCATCAGCAAGTGCAAGTTCTATCTTTGTGGATTACCGTTCATTGGTCCTTATTTTGAACCATTCACGTCCAGTGCATAAAGGACAAAATAGAACcctatatttttattgcaatgtGGCATGCAGGTAAGGAGTTGTGCATCCCTGATGCTTCTCCCGGTCAACTATGAGTCGCCCAATGGTGCCTTCAGTGCTGAAATGGACACCTGTCAAGATTGTGGCTTTGCATGTTGTCAAGTCTTTTAAAGCATCAGAAGCCATAAACGAGCAAGAGGGTCTCTTTCTAGAGGAATTGTGTACAGCTGCATCTAAGGATGCTTCATATGAGGAGCTGCTTCACCATGTAAAGTCAGGGTTCCCCAAAGACCGCAACAACCTGATAAGTGCACTGCATCCGTGCTAGAAAATTCACAATAAGTTATATAACAATGGTGACTTGGTGCTGTATGGACCTAGAGTGGTTGTCTTGGCTTCTTTACACCATAACACCCTAGCTCACCTGCATGGCAGCCACTCTGGCGTGGAGGCTACAAAGCATCTTTTGGCCAGGCATTAATGCAGACATAGTAAACACCGTTCATGCCTGTGGGCCATGCCAGCGCCTACAGCCTAGTCAGCAACAGGAGCCGCTGATGttagaagacaaacccacaagacCATTTATGTCTGTGTCAGCTAACTTATTCATTGCTGTTGGGAAACACTTCTTGGTGTATGCTGATCGACTCTCTGGATGGCCAGTTGTCATCCTGTGTGGAAGTAATGCAACAAGTGTTTCGAAGATTAGATTCTTTCGACACATGTTCTGTGATCTGGGTGTCCCAATTCACCTGCGTACCGACAGTGGATCCCGGTTCTGCAGCCAGGAATTCGCAACCTTCCTTCAGCGATGGAGAGTGTCAAGcccccattacccacagtccaatgggcatgcagagaCTGCTGTGAAGAAAgacaagtatctgatcatgaagacagcacccaacAGGAATACTGACTGTGAGAAgttcaaaagagaaagaaggagcatAACACCCCAAACTTCTCCGGTCGTTTTCCTGCTCAGATTCTGTTCGGCATGCCCCTTCACTCCTGTGTGCCTGCCACTCTAGTGCCTCATCAAGGACTGGCAGACTAAGGCTGAAGATTGCGATCATCGTGCTGCAGTACAGGCCAAGGACGTAAAGACCCACTATGAAAAGTGTGaccactcactttccaagttagaaAGTGGGGCACATGTGCGAATctaggatcccacatccaagcattgggataaggttggcactgtcatgggtgttggcaaatctcgtgattatcacataaGGCTGCCAAGTGGCCATATACTGTGGCGCAATTGACGCTTCTTGTGCcatacacagctcatgattggaaactaaactgatttggaagaacagctgtcagatgatgcacctggatcttccgccccatctgtgcctgttgaacctcgataTTCAGAGCACATCAAATTGCAGTCTGTTCAAGACACCCACTAGTGAatgtaaaggagggagggtgatgtgggttgtgatactaAAGTTAGTtatgagtgccatattgtgatgccattatatatgggttatgatgatagtattatcgtAAGTATATTgcgataattatatgattatattacatatacactacCTTTTGCGTGATATGTTATGCTATGTGAAATATAGATCATGTTTAGTTTATACTGCTGTGTAGCATGTCACCTATGTAAAAGGGTGAGAGTCTCtatacaatttgtagagtacaatattctattttgtctctttagtcacacgtctggcagtagcactatCGAGCAGAGGACCGTGAAAAACTTCCTTTTATTCTTGTCAGAGCTGAtttacaatgaacctactttagttttcatcggtgtattcttcaccctcaagcatcATATAGAAAcactaaacaaacatacatatgaacataacACAGTGAATATACGAACACCCACTACCTCAAGCACTTTGCCTTGTATCTGtttgaactgaactctactgttgaacatgatcttagtctttttcttgttcatcctaagtacAATATTCAGACTTTCTCCATTCAGATCacttattagttgctgcatttcatttgcagattcactgtagagaacaatatcatctgcaaatcttagattgtttgagtattcgtctcctattttgataccctttccgttccattctagctccTTGAATATTTCTTCAAAGCAAGCTGTAAActtttttggtgagatggtatcaccctgtctaacaccttttttaattggtattttgtcggtttccttgtggagcttgatggttgctgtcccatcttcgtatatatcttccaatattttacaatatacctcgtctactccctgtcttcggatagcttctagtactactAGTATTTGTCAAATACCTTTTCGTACTCGATGAATGCCATACttaggggtttcctatattttttttttctctctctctcttattgggtgagcgtgtggatgtggtc is from Penaeus monodon isolate SGIC_2016 chromosome 12, NSTDA_Pmon_1, whole genome shotgun sequence and encodes:
- the LOC119579681 gene encoding uncharacterized protein LOC119579681; this translates as MVVVPKANGGVCITTDLSKVNRYCRGPMSFAATEDAFCFQGDRALQGVNKLHQGMDNILLHNKVYISHFQCVNEVLSSFRQHGITLNAEKFFVAASKAVFCGYKLSRNGIEADPEKVWSIAEFPTPGT